The genomic stretch CGGACTCTCCGACGATGCCTAGCGTTTCACCCGGTGCAATGGTCAGATCAGTGGCCTTCAACGCGTCAAAGGCAGGCGGTTGACGTTGAAACAGTCGCGTTTTGGGCCGTGGGAAGCTCACGCGAAGCTGCCGTGTGGTCAACAAGGGCATCGTATTCGCAGGTTCTGCGGGTCGGCCTTCGGGCTCGGCGGCAATCAGCGCTTTCGTGTAGTCACTTTGTGGTTGGCTGAAGACCTGAGCAACGCTGCCGGTTTCTTGCACCTTGCCTTGGTACATCACGCAGACACGGTCGGCATGGCGGCGGACGAGGTTCAGGTCGTGGCTGATCAGCAGTACCCCCATGCCATGGTGGTCGCGCAGCTCTTTCAAGAGCGCAAGAATGTCTTGCTGCACGGTGACATCGAGTGCCGTGGTAGGCTCATCGGCAATCAATAGGGCGGGGTTGTTGGCAATGGCCATGGCGATCATCACTCGCTGGCGCTGACCGCCAGACAGTTGATGGGGCCATGCATCCAGCAACTCCTCGGAGCGAGGGAGTTTGACTTGTTCCAAAAGCGTTTTGGCTCTCTGCCGCGCCGCTTGCTCGGTTAAGCCTTGATGCAATCGAAGAGTTTCGCCAATTTGTTTGCCGATGCGATGCAGCGGGTTGAGCGATGTCATGGGCTCTTGAAAAATGAAGCCCACCCGGTTGCCGCGAATGCCGTTCCAGTCACGTTTGCCCAGCGTGGAGAGGTCGCGACCTTCCAGCCAGCGTTGGCCGCGCACCTGTGCATTGCTGGGCAATAGATCGATAGCCCCCAGCGCAGAAACCGATTTGCCCGAGCCAGATTCTCCTACAATGGCCAGCGTTTCACCCGCCCTCACTGAGAGCGATAGGCGGTCTACGACGGTTTTGCCGTCGAAGGCCACCGTTAGCTCATCGAGCTGGAGGAGCGGTTTGGCAGTGGAGTCAGACATGGGTGGCTTCCTGGGCAGTGGTAGAGCGCTGCTTGACGTGGCGCGGGTCGAAGGCGTCGCGTAGTCCTTCGCCGATGAAGACCAGCAGAGACAGCATGATGGCCAAGGTCATGAAAGCGGTAATCCCCAACCAAGGAGCATGCAGGTTATTCTTGCCTTGAGCCGCTAGCTCGCCTAGCGACGGTGACCCCGGTGGCAGGCCGAAGCCTAGAAAGTCCAGCGCCGTCAGGGTGCCAATCGCGCCGGTAAAAATGAACGGAATGAACGTCAATGTGGCCACCATGGCGTTGGGTAATACGTGTCGCCACATGATCAATCGAGAGGGCAGGCCCATGGCTTTGGCGGCGCGAACGTACTCCAAGTTACGGGCGCGCAGAAATTCGGCGCGCACGATATCCACGAGCCCCAGCCAGGAAAAGAGCAGCATGATGCCTAACAGCCACCAAAAGCCCGGCTGCACGAAGCTCGCCAGAATAATCAACAAAAACAGTACCGGCAGGCCAGACCATACTTCGGTGATCCGCTGGCCGATCAAGTCAACTTTGCCGCCAAAATAGCCCTGCACACCGCCCGCGAAGACACCAATCACCAACGATCCTGCCGTCAATACCAATGCAAACGCGACGGAAAGTCTGAAACCATAGATCACTCGGGCTAGCACGTCGCGGCCTTGATCATCGGTACCCAGCCAGTGGCGATGGTCAGGCGGCTCTGGTGAAGGCCGCGTCATCTGCATGTCCAAGGTTTGATAAGAGAACGGAATGATGGGCCACAGTGCCCAGCCGTGTTCGCTAATTTGCTGCTGAATGAAGGGGTCCAGGTAATCGGTGCGGGTCGGTAGAAAGCCGCCAAACTCCGTTTCTGGATACTCCACCAACAGCGGCACATACCACTGGCCGTCATACTGCATGACGATAGGTTTATCGTTGGCGATCAGCTCGGCAAAGAGGCTAACGAGAAACAAAACGCCGAACAGCCACAAAGAGACGCGAGCGCGGCGATTGTCTCGAAACGCGGCGAGGCGGCGCCGCGTGATGGGCGAAAGGCGTGAAGTGATCGCGTGCATATCAAGACTCCCTCGACGCAAAATCGATACGTGGGTCGACCCAGACGTAGGTCAAATCCGATACCAGCTTGAGCAAAAGGCCGATCACGGTGTAGAGGAAGAGCGTGCCGAAAATGACCGGATAGTCGCGTTGCATGACTGCTTCAAAGCCCAGCAGGCCCAGGCCATCCAGTGAGAAGATCACCTCGATCAGCAGCGCGCCGGTGAAGAAAATACCAATCATGGCAGAAGGCAGCCCCGCGATGATGATCAGCATGGCGTTGCGGAACACGTGGCCG from Halomonas meridiana encodes the following:
- a CDS encoding ABC transporter permease; its protein translation is MHAITSRLSPITRRRLAAFRDNRRARVSLWLFGVLFLVSLFAELIANDKPIVMQYDGQWYVPLLVEYPETEFGGFLPTRTDYLDPFIQQQISEHGWALWPIIPFSYQTLDMQMTRPSPEPPDHRHWLGTDDQGRDVLARVIYGFRLSVAFALVLTAGSLVIGVFAGGVQGYFGGKVDLIGQRITEVWSGLPVLFLLIILASFVQPGFWWLLGIMLLFSWLGLVDIVRAEFLRARNLEYVRAAKAMGLPSRLIMWRHVLPNAMVATLTFIPFIFTGAIGTLTALDFLGFGLPPGSPSLGELAAQGKNNLHAPWLGITAFMTLAIMLSLLVFIGEGLRDAFDPRHVKQRSTTAQEATHV
- a CDS encoding ABC transporter ATP-binding protein, whose amino-acid sequence is MSDSTAKPLLQLDELTVAFDGKTVVDRLSLSVRAGETLAIVGESGSGKSVSALGAIDLLPSNAQVRGQRWLEGRDLSTLGKRDWNGIRGNRVGFIFQEPMTSLNPLHRIGKQIGETLRLHQGLTEQAARQRAKTLLEQVKLPRSEELLDAWPHQLSGGQRQRVMIAMAIANNPALLIADEPTTALDVTVQQDILALLKELRDHHGMGVLLISHDLNLVRRHADRVCVMYQGKVQETGSVAQVFSQPQSDYTKALIAAEPEGRPAEPANTMPLLTTRQLRVSFPRPKTRLFQRQPPAFDALKATDLTIAPGETLGIVGESGSGKTTLASAIMRLVASQGDAQLGDTPLSQLSGDALRRQRHRFQMVFQDPYGALSPRMPVFDIVSEGLRFHFPALDETNIAERVHRTLREVGLPESCAARYPHEFSGGQRQRIAVARAIILEPELLVLDEPTSALDRTVQKQLVILLRELQARRQLSYLFISHDLAVVRAMAHRIMVLKDGDVVEQGNCLEVLAAPQHAYTKALIEAAHLH